The sequence below is a genomic window from Halosolutus gelatinilyticus.
AAGCTATCATGAAGTGGAACTCTTCAAAATAGATGAAGTTAACGTGCTCACAGAGGGCAATTTAGAGCAAACAACATCCCAGGTCGAAGAGTCGGGTGCGGCTGATGAATAGGATTCCTTATTGTAAATAGTGGATGGATAGCTCTTGACAGTGCTATGTTCTTAACCTATACTGAACACGAGTTTCACGGCCAATTTTGAATAAAGAAACCATACTACTGCCAACTATCAACGATCGGCTCGACGTCGGCGTCGATCACCTAATAAAGACGGTCTCTTGTCGGCCCGTCGTAGTTTACGAGATCGTATTCTTTGAGTTTCGGGAATTTGTCGCGACGAGCTCGCTTCCCGAGTGGATAGACTGGTGTCCCTGCGTAGGCCTCATCGGCCACTTCTTCGTACCGCTGGTGGAGTTCCGGGCCGGTGATCTCTCCGGCCTCATGGACGATCGCGTATAGCACCTGGTGATGGCAGGGCAGCGACTCCAGGTTCAGCTTCCGAATCTCGTGTTTCGCTCGCTCGAAAGAATCGTCGACATCGCGATCGCGATCGCCGAATGGACTGGAGATCAGACGGAGGCGGGCCGGAGTACGGACAGAAAAGCCGTCGAGACCACCCTTCGTCACACGCACCTCCCAAAACTTGTCGATGGGGGTATCGTTTCGTTTGGCGCGAACACGGGCTTCATTGAACTGAGAGACACGGACAGGTTTGACCGGTTCCTCGCCGATATGGCACGTATCGACGGTTACATGCAAACCGCTGCTGGCGATTGTGCGCAAGAACACGCACATTCGCCCCACGACCTCA
It includes:
- a CDS encoding DUF7344 domain-containing protein; this translates as MAGQRLQVQLPNLVFRSLERIVDIAIAIAEWTGDQTEAGRSTDRKAVETTLRHTHLPKLVDGGIVSFGANTGFIELRDTDRFDRFLADMARIDGYMQTAAGDCAQEHAHSPHDLTVSY